GGACCACGGCTGGATGGGTGCCATCACCAAGGCCGCCCAGGCCGAGGCCGCCAAGTACCCCGACGTCGAGCTCAAGGTCGCCGAGGGCACCAACGACGTCAACCTCCAGATCAGCCAGATCGAGACGTTCATCAACGACGGCGTCGACGCGATCGTGATCCTGCCCTTCGACGGCGCCGCGCTGACCGAGGTCGCGACCGACGCCATGGAGGCCGGGATCACCGTCATCAACGTCGACCGCGAGTTCTCCAGCCCGTTCGCCGCCCGTGCCACCGTCCTCGGGGACAACTACGGCATGGGAGTCAGCGCCGGGACGTACATCTGCGAGCAGCTCGGGGACAACAAGGACGCGGTCGTCGCCGAGATCGCGGGCATCGACTCGCTGCCCCTGACCCAGGACCGCAGCAAGGGCTTCGCCGACGCGCTCGATGGCTGCGGGCTCGACGTGAGCAACCGTGTCGCGGCCGACTTCACGGTCCAGGGCGGCGAGCAGGCAGCGTCCAACCTCCTGCAGGCCGCACCCAAGATCGACGCGATCTGGAACCACGACGACGACCAGGGCATCGGCGTCCTCTCCGCGATCGACGCGGCGGGCCGTGACGAGTTCTTCATGGTCGGCGGGGCCGGCTCGAAGGACGTCATGGAGGACATCAAGGCGGGCGACACGGTCCTGCAGGCCACGGTCGTCTACCCGTCCACGCAGGCCGCCGACGGCATCAAGCTCGCCCGACTCGCCGTCCAGGGCAAGTCGATGAGCGACCTCGCCTCGATGGGCGTGCCCCGTCAGATCCAGCTCTACGCGCCCGTCGTGACCAAGGACAACGTCGACGAGTACCTGCCGTCGGCCTTCGAGTCCTGAGCACGCACTCCTCGACGTCGCGGGCGGGGCGCTGCGCCCCGGCCGGTGCCCCGCCTGCGCCGTCCACCACGAAAGGAAGTGCCTGAGATGGCAGAAAACGGTCACCCGACCCTCGGGATCGGCATGGTCGGGTACTCGTTCATGGGGGCTGCCCACTCGCAGGGATGGCGCACCGCACCGCGGTTCTTCGACCTGCCGCTCGCGCCCGAGATGCGCGTGCTGGCGGGCCGCGACGCCACCGCGGTCACGGCGGCAGCGCACAAGCTCGGCTGGCGCGACGTCGAGACGGACTGGCGCAAGCTCGTGGCGCGCGACGACGTCGACCTGGTCGACATCTGCACCCCCGGCGACACGCACGCCGAGATCGCGATCGCGGCGCTCGAGGCGGGCAAGCACGTGCTGTGCGAGAAGCCGCTGGCCAACACGGTCGCCGAGGCCGAGCTCATGGTCGCCGCGGCCGAGGCCGCGGCCGAGCGCGGCGTGCTCTCCACGGTGGGCTTCACCTACCGTCGGGTCCCCGCGGTCCAGCTCGCGCGACAGCTCGTCGTCGACGGCCGGATCGGCACGATCCGCCACGTGCGCGCCCAGTACCTCCAGGACTGGATCGCCGACGAGAGCGTCCCGCTCTCGTGGCGCCTCGACAAGACCAAGGCGGGGTCCGGGGCGCTCGGCGACATCGGGGCCCACATCATCGACCTCGCGCAGTTCATCACGGGCGAGTCGATCACCGGGGTCTCGGGCATCCTCGAGACGTTCGTGGACGAGCGACCGGTCGCGACCGGGTTCTCGGGCCTGTCCGGGACCGCCGGCACCGAGAAGGGCCCCGTCACGGTCGACGACGCCGCGGTCTTCCTCGCGCGGCTCACGGGCGGCGGGCTCGGGGTCTTCGAGGCCACGCGCTTCGCCTACGGTCGCAAGAACGCGATCCGCCTCGAGGTCAACGGCTCGCGCGGGTCCGTGGCGTTCGACTTCGAGGACATGAACGTCCTGCACTTCTTCGACGCGTCCGACGACCCGCAGGTCGCGGGCTTCCGGCGGATCGTCGTGACCGAGCCGCAGCACGCGTACATCGCGAGCTGGTGGCCCGCCGGGCACGGCCTCGGCTACGAGCACGCGTTCACGCACCAGGCCGTCGACCTGGTGCGCGACGTCGCGGCCGGCACCCAGCCCACCCCGTCCTTCGCGGACGGCCTCGCCGTCCAGCGGATCCTTCACGCCGTCGAGCGCAGTGCTGCGTCCGACAGCGACTGGCAGCAGGTCTAGAGAGGAGGTCGACCGCCCCGCCACCGGCGGGGGAGCCACGTGGAACGTGGTGCGAGATGCCCGGCGGAGCAGGTCCGTCGCCGGTGACGACGGGTCATGGCCGATGCCGTCGTCGCCCCGGAGCGCAGCACCCTTGTCCCATCATCACAAGGAGTCCTTGGTGAGAAACGTGCTCTGGAGAGCACCGCGCGCAACGATGCGCACGGTCGCGGCCGTCGCCGCTACCGCGGTGGCCCTCCCACTGTCCATGGCCACCGGGGCGGCGGCCTTCGCCGCCGCGCCCGCAGCCGCCCTCAGCTCCGTCCAGCCCGCCGCGTCCGTCGCGGCAGCCCCGGAGGCCGCCGCGGCGCCCTTCGACGCCCTGATCTTCTCCAAGACCGCCGGGTTCCGGCACGACGCCATCCCGGCCGGTATCGCGGCCATCGAGAAGCTCGGGACCGAGAACGGCTTCACGGTCGACGTCACCGAGGACGCGGGTGCCTTCACCGACGAGAACCTCGCGCAGTACGAGGTCGTGATCTGGCTCTCGACGACCGGCGACGTGCTCAACACCGACCAGCAGGGCGCGTTCGAGCGGTACGTCGCGAACGGCGGCGGCTACGCGGGCGTGCACGCGGCGTCCGACACCGAGTACGACTGGCCCTGGTACGGCGGCCTCGTGGGCGCCTACTTCTCGGGTCACCCGCAGAACCAGGACGCCACGATCAAGGTCGAGGACGGGGTCCACCCCTCGACCGCGCACCTGCCCTCGCGGTGGGACCGGCACGACGAGTGGTACAACTTCCGCACGAGCCCGCGCGACACGGTCCACGTGCTCGCGAGCCTCGACGAGACGTCCTACGACGCGGGCAGCGCCAAGATGGGCTCCGACCACCCGATCGCGTGGTGCCAGACCTACGAGGGTGGCCGCTCCTGGTACACGGGCGGCGGGCACACCCAGGCCAGCTACACCGAGCCGAACTTCGTCGAGCACCTGCTGGGCGGCATCCAGACCGCCGCGGGCGTCGTCGACTCCGACTGCAACGCGACGCAGAGCGCGAGCTTCGAGCGCGTCGCGCTCGACGAGGACACGAGCAACCCCATGATGCTCGACGTCGCCCCCGACGGCACGGTGTTCTACGCCGAGCGTGACGGGCGCGTCCGCCGCATCGACCACGACGCCAACGTCACGACGACGGCGCTCACCCTGGGCGTGACGCAGGCCAACGAGGACGGTCTCCTCGGACTCGTCCTCGACCCGGACTTCGGGGAGAACGGTTGGCTCTACGCCTACTGGTCCCCGGCGAACGCGGGGGCGGACGGTCCGCACAACCGGATCTCACGCTTCACGTACGACCCGGCCGCCAAGACGTTCGACCTCGCGAGCGAGAAGAAGCTCCTGACCGTGACGACGCAGCGGGACACGTGCTGCCACGCGGGCGGCGACATGATCTTCGACGAGGACGGCAACCTGATCCTCGCGACGGGCGACAACACCAACCCGTTCGAGTCGGGCGGCTTCACGCCGACCGACGAGCGTGCGGGGCGCAAGAACTTCGACGCCCAGGGCACGTCGGCGAACTCGAACGACCTGCGCGGCAAGGTGCTGCGCATCACGCCGCAGGACGACGGGACGTACACGGTCCCCGAGGGCAACATGTTCGCCCCGGGCACGGACAAGACCCGCCCCGAGATCTACGCCATGGGCTTCCGCAACCCGTTCCGGATCGGGATCGACCCCGCCTCGGGCAACGTCCTGGTCGGTGACTACGGTCCCGACTCGGGGGCGGCCGACCCGGCCCGCGGCCCTCGCGGCGCGGTCGAGTGGAACGTCGTGAGCGAGCCGGGCTTCTACGGCTGGCCGTACTGCACGGGCGCCAACACGTCCTACGTCGACTTCAACTTCGCGACCGGCCAGTCCGGTGCGTCGTTCGACTGCGCGGCGGGCACGACCAACGACTCGCCCAACAACACGGGCATCCAGAAGCTGCCGGCCGCCACGCCTGCCGAGATCTGGTACACCGGCGCGGCCAACCCGCAGTTCCCCGAGATCGGTGGCGGCGGCGCGCCCATGGGCGGCCCCGTGTACGAGTTCGACCCCGAGCTCGACTCCGACGTGAAGTGGCCCGCGTACTGGGACGGCAAGGCGCTGTTCGGCGAGTGGAACCACGGCACGATGTTCTCGATCCAGCTCGACGGCGACAAGCGTGACCAGATCGTCGACATCAACCGGGTGCTGCCGGGCGTGCTCGACCCGTCCAACGGGTTCGACCGTCCGATGGACTTCGACTTCGGTCCCGACGGCGCGCTGTACGTGATCGACTGGGGCTCGGGCTTCGGCGGCAACAACGACTCGAGCGCGGTCTACAAGGTCAACTACGTCCAGGGTGACCCGTCGCCCATCGCGCACGCCCAGGCGGACGTGACGAGCGGCTCCGCGCCCCTGACGGTCCAGTTCTCCTCGGAGGGCACCCGCCACCCGGCGGGCGAGCCCATCTCGCTGCAGTGGACGTTCGGCGACGGCTCCGCGCCCTCGACCGAGGCGAACCCGACCCACACCTACACCGAGAACGGCTCCTACACGGCGCAGCTCACGGTGAGCGACTCCGACGGCAAGCTCGCGGTCGCGAACGTCACGATCGTCGTGGGCAACCAGGCACCCGTGGTGAAGATCGAGTTCCCGGACAACGGCGGGTTCTTCGAGTGGGGCGACCAGGTCCGCTACCGGATCACGGTCGACGACCCCGACGGCGAGGTCGACTGCTCCACCGTGGCGCTGCGCACCTCGCTCGGCCACGACTCGCACGCACACCCCATGGAGGAGCTGTACGGCTGCGAGGGCGTGCTCCAGACCGCTCGCGACGAGGGGCACGGCATCGAGTCGAACATCTTCTGGGTCATCGAGGGCTCGTACACGGACGACGGCGGCGACGCCGGCGTGCCCCTCACGGGCAACGCGCTCCAGGTGCTCCAGCCCAAGCGCGTCCAGTCGGAGTTCTACACCTCGACCGGTCGTGAGACCTCGATCGGCACCGGCGGCACCCCCGGCGTCCAGAAGGAGACCACCTCGGACTCCGCGGGCGGCGGTCAGAACCTGGGCTACATCGAGCCCGGTGACTGGTGGGCGCACGCGCCCGTGAGCCTGGCCAACGTCGAGGCGATCAGCCTGCGCGTGGCCTCGCCCAACGCGAACGGCGTGGTCTCGCTGCGCTGGGACGCGGCGGACGGCCCCGAGATCGGCCGGATCACCGTGCCGAGCACGGGCGACTGGCAGGTCTACCGCGACGTGTCGACGCAGCTGACGAACGTGCCGGAAGGCAGCGGGACGCTCTACTTCGTCCTGCTCTCGGGCGGCATCAACGTCAACTGGATGGACATCGAGGGGCGCGGCGTGACGGACAACATCCGTCCCGACGTCGAGCTCGACGTGCCCACCCTGGTCGGTCCGGCGCCGCTCACGGTCACCGCGACCGCGACGGGCTCCGACCCCGACGGCGAGGCGTCCGACCTGGTCTACGCGTGGGACGACGGGCTGGGCGGCGGGTTCGTCGACGGCGGTCCCGAGTTCTCGCACACGTACACGGCCGCGGGCACCTACCGGCTCCAGGTCCGCGTGACCGACGCCGGTGGCGCCTACACGGTCAAGTACGTGAACATCAAGGTCAACGAGGCCGGTCCGGTCATGTGCTTCTCGGGCCGCTCGGACGACTTCACGGGCACCGCGGTGGACGAGGACCGCTGGTCCACGATCATCCGTCGGGACCAGAAGCTCGCGGTCGCGGACGGTCACCTGGTGATCCCCGCGAGCAAGGCGGACTTCTACGGCCAGGGCGAGGGACCGGTGTCCAACATCGTCCTGCAGGACCTGCCCTCGGGCCCGTGGACGGCGACCACCAAGGTCACCTTCCCGGCACGCGCGCAGTACCAGCAGGCCGGTCTGCTCCTGTGGGGCGACGGGGACAACTACG
This region of Oerskovia jenensis genomic DNA includes:
- a CDS encoding Gfo/Idh/MocA family protein, yielding MAENGHPTLGIGMVGYSFMGAAHSQGWRTAPRFFDLPLAPEMRVLAGRDATAVTAAAHKLGWRDVETDWRKLVARDDVDLVDICTPGDTHAEIAIAALEAGKHVLCEKPLANTVAEAELMVAAAEAAAERGVLSTVGFTYRRVPAVQLARQLVVDGRIGTIRHVRAQYLQDWIADESVPLSWRLDKTKAGSGALGDIGAHIIDLAQFITGESITGVSGILETFVDERPVATGFSGLSGTAGTEKGPVTVDDAAVFLARLTGGGLGVFEATRFAYGRKNAIRLEVNGSRGSVAFDFEDMNVLHFFDASDDPQVAGFRRIVVTEPQHAYIASWWPAGHGLGYEHAFTHQAVDLVRDVAAGTQPTPSFADGLAVQRILHAVERSAASDSDWQQV
- a CDS encoding ThuA domain-containing protein; this translates as MRNVLWRAPRATMRTVAAVAATAVALPLSMATGAAAFAAAPAAALSSVQPAASVAAAPEAAAAPFDALIFSKTAGFRHDAIPAGIAAIEKLGTENGFTVDVTEDAGAFTDENLAQYEVVIWLSTTGDVLNTDQQGAFERYVANGGGYAGVHAASDTEYDWPWYGGLVGAYFSGHPQNQDATIKVEDGVHPSTAHLPSRWDRHDEWYNFRTSPRDTVHVLASLDETSYDAGSAKMGSDHPIAWCQTYEGGRSWYTGGGHTQASYTEPNFVEHLLGGIQTAAGVVDSDCNATQSASFERVALDEDTSNPMMLDVAPDGTVFYAERDGRVRRIDHDANVTTTALTLGVTQANEDGLLGLVLDPDFGENGWLYAYWSPANAGADGPHNRISRFTYDPAAKTFDLASEKKLLTVTTQRDTCCHAGGDMIFDEDGNLILATGDNTNPFESGGFTPTDERAGRKNFDAQGTSANSNDLRGKVLRITPQDDGTYTVPEGNMFAPGTDKTRPEIYAMGFRNPFRIGIDPASGNVLVGDYGPDSGAADPARGPRGAVEWNVVSEPGFYGWPYCTGANTSYVDFNFATGQSGASFDCAAGTTNDSPNNTGIQKLPAATPAEIWYTGAANPQFPEIGGGGAPMGGPVYEFDPELDSDVKWPAYWDGKALFGEWNHGTMFSIQLDGDKRDQIVDINRVLPGVLDPSNGFDRPMDFDFGPDGALYVIDWGSGFGGNNDSSAVYKVNYVQGDPSPIAHAQADVTSGSAPLTVQFSSEGTRHPAGEPISLQWTFGDGSAPSTEANPTHTYTENGSYTAQLTVSDSDGKLAVANVTIVVGNQAPVVKIEFPDNGGFFEWGDQVRYRITVDDPDGEVDCSTVALRTSLGHDSHAHPMEELYGCEGVLQTARDEGHGIESNIFWVIEGSYTDDGGDAGVPLTGNALQVLQPKRVQSEFYTSTGRETSIGTGGTPGVQKETTSDSAGGGQNLGYIEPGDWWAHAPVSLANVEAISLRVASPNANGVVSLRWDAADGPEIGRITVPSTGDWQVYRDVSTQLTNVPEGSGTLYFVLLSGGINVNWMDIEGRGVTDNIRPDVELDVPTLVGPAPLTVTATATGSDPDGEASDLVYAWDDGLGGGFVDGGPEFSHTYTAAGTYRLQVRVTDAGGAYTVKYVNIKVNEAGPVMCFSGRSDDFTGTAVDEDRWSTIIRRDQKLAVADGHLVIPASKADFYGQGEGPVSNIVLQDLPSGPWTATTKVTFPARAQYQQAGLLLWGDGDNYAKMVIQGRGTGADPNSRVFQFIREENGAPNEVAASNVNITTDFPDTFYVRYTSDGSNLRAYYSADGLDFTAMSETKSLHGLVNPKIGLVAFANDGSVPDVVDAKFDWFHITPDDTATAAGPDDEFEGTSLDGCRWNSVVRPDASGLRVAGGKLEIDTTPTDIYGTGNTDVPNIVLQDQPAGDWTVETTVDGSTFDQQYQQGGLILYGDDDNYVKLDFITKNQPGAAVDRGIEMRSEAGATVLNPQPNVNSLTQGVWWLRLAKVGTTYTGSYSADGVTWTEMAEKVTNPRLADAKIGLYALGAGQQASATATFEHFKVVGPAAEPLTVSGSLDPASPSGANGWWTGPVTVTVATTGGAAGQQVYREYQLDGGAWAEYTAPVVVSAPGEHTLKVRASAGTENVTGADVVVRIDTDGPSVAATLREDRTVEVVATDAVSGVASVEYSLDGTTWAAYDAPVAVGDEAVTFGYRASDLAGNVTTQSVDVPAGETVPVTVSAAPKCVANRVTLAVTAVNSGDAPVTIVVRSAYGTKTFTGVAAGKSAHQSFATRAASIGAGQVTVTATDAEGRTTTYTVDHAAASCG
- a CDS encoding substrate-binding domain-containing protein, coding for MSARTRTSVRRRLTLATVALTSVALFASACTSNTPEAEETGAAAAPVASSDNDASGDKVVIGFSAPAADHGWMGAITKAAQAEAAKYPDVELKVAEGTNDVNLQISQIETFINDGVDAIVILPFDGAALTEVATDAMEAGITVINVDREFSSPFAARATVLGDNYGMGVSAGTYICEQLGDNKDAVVAEIAGIDSLPLTQDRSKGFADALDGCGLDVSNRVAADFTVQGGEQAASNLLQAAPKIDAIWNHDDDQGIGVLSAIDAAGRDEFFMVGGAGSKDVMEDIKAGDTVLQATVVYPSTQAADGIKLARLAVQGKSMSDLASMGVPRQIQLYAPVVTKDNVDEYLPSAFES